A region of Candidatus Binatia bacterium DNA encodes the following proteins:
- a CDS encoding Rieske 2Fe-2S domain-containing protein: protein MATDALAKNEANERLALEQQRREEQRRERAKREREKAALGGLWSRRDIIGRFGWVLFGAFSLTTILAAIRSAFPRVLFLPPTTFKAGYPRDFAVGEVSEKFKKDYRVWIVRDEEGFYALFAKCTHLGCTPRWLLAESKFKCPCHGSGFYKSGINFEGPAPRPLERVKITLADDGQLVVDKGVKFLFEKGQWGKPGSFVKA from the coding sequence ATGGCGACTGACGCACTAGCGAAGAATGAGGCGAACGAACGGCTCGCGCTCGAGCAGCAACGGCGCGAGGAGCAGCGTCGAGAGCGCGCCAAGCGCGAGCGCGAGAAGGCAGCGCTCGGCGGCCTCTGGTCGCGGCGGGACATCATCGGCCGGTTCGGCTGGGTGCTCTTCGGGGCGTTCTCGCTGACCACCATCCTCGCGGCGATCCGTTCCGCGTTCCCACGCGTCCTCTTCCTTCCGCCGACGACCTTCAAGGCGGGCTATCCGCGCGACTTCGCCGTCGGCGAGGTGAGCGAGAAGTTCAAGAAGGACTACCGCGTGTGGATCGTCCGCGACGAGGAGGGCTTCTACGCGCTGTTCGCCAAGTGCACGCACCTCGGCTGCACGCCGCGCTGGCTGCTCGCCGAGTCCAAGTTCAAGTGTCCGTGCCACGGCAGCGGCTTCTACAAGAGCGGCATCAACTTCGAGGGTCCGGCGCCGCGGCCACTCGAGAGGGTCAAGATCACGCTCGCGGACGACGGCCAGCTGGTGGTCGACAAGGGCGTCAAGTTCCTCTTCGAGAAGGGGCAGTGGGGTAAGCCGGGTTCGTTCGTGAAGGCTTGA
- a CDS encoding c-type cytochrome, with protein MARRDLSSDEEKRSYAVIWLLGAVLLVVGAVWAILDDTFFRRPWKMYQRQFFALEEQREKQALDAEHAKLESDAQYQELKKQLAEAQAKLETGETAQQLAAAQQKLQAAIMEEQDADLQVRFVKSELEEAWYEYDHALEAGGDVEAKRRRRDELEKEKQELEAKWRAAQQVVAKYQAEVDELRAPVETLEKKLAALEEERIRIANKLDGMKSMLGPVPVSRIPAIQQIVLPDFDINNFEEPVARVDRCTSCHMAIDKAGFEDEPHPLKTHPKRDPLLIKHPPEKFGCTPCHEGQGVALNSPQQAHGYVKFWEHPLLTGPEQQSRCLNCHVDVSLFPEAATLRRGEYLFEQLGCHGCHLVEGYESLPPVGPNLQRVAAKVDPQWMVDWIRDPYAFRPRTKMPSFGFTEEQSKAVAAYIWTSSKADGDAWLDARPDPGGISPDDPELVARGKELFDSVGCRACHAIAPDEVATPLGATKDWGPNLQNVGRKESARFIYWWIKDPRGYNPDSRMPDLRLTDDEARAITSYLVSLAPPAEPGEVTSATLEDPELVEQGKALVRKYGCYGCHVINGMENESRIGVELSTFGAKPIEELFFGNNPQIPRTWNDWTFYKLKNPRIYATEHVEQLMPNFQLADEDIVALRVWLQSRTERMPPKSFQDPQNDPRLMRVREGRWVIENYNCMGCHEIDGRGGYIRRLYEDNPTSAPPILNGEGAKVQPDWLYAFLKDPARQPLRFWLKVRMPTFHLSAEETTKVIEYFSAVANQTQPYFFFDPRQDSTPELLQVGELLMSDEYFSCWSCHVRGDKTPEGPMEQWAPNLAYAHERLNPEWILAWIKDPPALMPGTKMPSFYPGGPEDVFDGNEDLQILAMRDYIMSLGFTGPQTQQASAPASSAPERPAPAPAENQAAAQAAAGGAS; from the coding sequence ATGGCAAGACGAGACCTGAGTTCCGACGAAGAGAAGCGAAGCTACGCCGTCATCTGGTTGCTGGGGGCCGTCCTGCTCGTCGTCGGCGCCGTCTGGGCGATCCTCGACGACACCTTCTTCCGCCGCCCCTGGAAGATGTACCAGCGTCAGTTCTTCGCCCTGGAGGAGCAGCGCGAGAAGCAAGCGCTCGACGCCGAGCACGCGAAGCTCGAGTCCGACGCGCAGTACCAGGAGCTGAAGAAGCAGCTCGCGGAGGCTCAGGCGAAGCTCGAAACCGGCGAGACCGCGCAGCAGCTCGCCGCCGCGCAGCAGAAGCTCCAGGCGGCGATCATGGAGGAGCAGGACGCCGACCTTCAGGTTCGCTTCGTCAAGAGCGAGCTCGAGGAGGCGTGGTACGAGTACGACCACGCGCTCGAGGCCGGCGGGGACGTCGAAGCCAAGCGTCGGCGGCGCGACGAGCTCGAGAAGGAGAAGCAGGAGCTCGAGGCGAAGTGGCGCGCCGCGCAGCAGGTCGTCGCGAAGTACCAGGCCGAGGTCGACGAGCTGCGCGCGCCGGTCGAGACCCTCGAGAAGAAGCTCGCGGCGCTCGAGGAGGAGCGCATCCGCATCGCGAACAAGCTCGACGGCATGAAGTCGATGCTCGGTCCGGTGCCGGTGTCGCGCATTCCCGCGATCCAGCAGATCGTTCTCCCCGACTTCGACATCAACAACTTCGAGGAGCCGGTGGCGCGCGTCGACCGCTGCACGTCGTGCCACATGGCGATCGACAAGGCCGGGTTCGAGGATGAGCCCCATCCGCTGAAGACGCACCCGAAGCGCGACCCGCTGCTCATCAAGCATCCGCCGGAGAAGTTCGGCTGCACGCCGTGCCACGAAGGGCAGGGCGTCGCCTTGAACTCGCCGCAGCAGGCGCACGGCTACGTGAAGTTCTGGGAGCACCCGCTGCTCACGGGTCCCGAGCAGCAGTCGCGCTGCCTCAACTGCCACGTCGACGTGTCACTCTTCCCGGAGGCCGCGACGCTGCGCCGTGGCGAGTATCTGTTCGAGCAGCTCGGCTGCCACGGCTGCCACCTGGTCGAGGGCTACGAATCGCTGCCCCCGGTCGGCCCGAACCTGCAGCGGGTCGCCGCGAAGGTCGACCCGCAGTGGATGGTCGACTGGATCCGCGATCCGTACGCGTTCCGCCCGCGTACCAAGATGCCGAGCTTCGGATTCACCGAGGAGCAGTCGAAGGCGGTCGCCGCGTACATCTGGACCTCGAGCAAGGCGGACGGAGACGCATGGCTGGACGCGCGTCCCGATCCCGGCGGCATCTCGCCCGACGATCCGGAGCTCGTCGCGAGGGGCAAGGAGCTGTTCGACTCCGTTGGGTGTCGTGCCTGCCACGCGATCGCGCCCGACGAAGTCGCGACCCCGCTCGGCGCGACGAAGGACTGGGGGCCGAATCTGCAGAACGTCGGGCGCAAGGAGTCGGCGCGCTTCATCTACTGGTGGATCAAGGACCCGCGCGGCTACAACCCCGACTCGCGCATGCCCGATCTTCGCTTGACGGACGACGAGGCGCGCGCGATCACGTCGTACCTGGTGAGCCTCGCGCCGCCGGCCGAACCGGGTGAGGTCACGTCGGCGACGCTCGAGGATCCCGAGCTCGTCGAGCAGGGCAAGGCTCTCGTCCGCAAGTACGGCTGCTACGGCTGCCACGTCATCAACGGGATGGAGAACGAGTCCCGCATCGGCGTCGAGCTGTCGACCTTCGGCGCGAAGCCGATCGAGGAGCTGTTCTTCGGCAACAACCCGCAGATCCCGCGCACCTGGAACGACTGGACGTTCTACAAGCTCAAGAATCCGCGGATCTACGCGACCGAGCACGTCGAGCAGCTGATGCCGAACTTCCAGCTCGCCGACGAGGACATCGTGGCGCTCCGCGTCTGGCTCCAGAGCCGCACCGAGCGCATGCCGCCGAAGAGCTTCCAGGATCCGCAGAACGACCCGCGCCTGATGCGCGTGCGAGAGGGACGCTGGGTCATCGAGAACTACAACTGCATGGGCTGTCACGAGATCGACGGCCGTGGTGGCTACATTCGCCGTCTCTACGAGGACAACCCGACGAGCGCGCCGCCGATCCTGAACGGCGAGGGCGCGAAGGTGCAGCCCGACTGGCTGTACGCGTTCCTCAAGGATCCCGCGCGGCAGCCGCTGCGCTTCTGGCTGAAGGTGCGCATGCCGACCTTCCACCTGAGCGCCGAGGAGACCACGAAGGTCATCGAGTACTTCAGCGCCGTCGCCAACCAGACGCAGCCGTACTTCTTCTTCGATCCGCGCCAGGACTCGACGCCGGAGCTCCTCCAGGTCGGCGAGCTGCTGATGTCGGACGAGTACTTCTCGTGCTGGTCGTGCCACGTCCGCGGCGACAAGACGCCCGAGGGGCCCATGGAGCAGTGGGCGCCGAACCTCGCCTACGCGCACGAGCGTCTGAACCCCGAGTGGATCCTCGCCTGGATCAAGGATCCGCCGGCGCTGATGCCGGGCACCAAGATGCCGTCGTTCTACCCGGGCGGCCCGGAGGACGTCTTCGACGGCAACGAGGATCTCCAGATCCTGGCGATGCGCGACTACATCATGTCGCTCGGCTTCACGGGCCCGCAGACGCAGCAAGCGTCCGCGCCGGCTTCGTCCGCGCCGGAGCGGCCAGCTCCCGCACCTGCGGAGAACCAGGCTGCGGCGCAAGCGGCGGCGGGCGGCGCGAGCTGA
- a CDS encoding OmpA family protein has translation MGGAIIGAAALGTAGGAIANNVNPPFKKQDEDRGAGIGIGIATGAILGALIGHALCDEEEVPPPPPPPPPPPPAPVAKKKIVLRGVHFDFDKATLQPQGKPILDEAARILKENPDIRVEVQGYTDSIGTEAYNLRLSERRAQTVKNYLVSQGIAASRLVTKGFGESNPVASNDTADGRAQNRRVELVPLN, from the coding sequence GTGGGCGGCGCGATCATCGGCGCGGCTGCGCTGGGTACGGCCGGTGGCGCGATCGCGAACAACGTGAATCCGCCGTTCAAGAAGCAGGATGAGGATCGCGGCGCGGGTATCGGTATCGGTATCGCGACTGGTGCCATCCTCGGTGCGCTCATCGGCCACGCGCTGTGCGACGAGGAAGAGGTTCCGCCTCCGCCTCCGCCGCCTCCGCCGCCGCCGCCGGCTCCGGTTGCCAAGAAGAAGATCGTGCTCCGTGGCGTGCACTTCGACTTCGACAAGGCGACGCTGCAGCCGCAGGGCAAGCCGATCCTCGACGAGGCGGCTCGCATCCTGAAGGAGAACCCCGACATCCGCGTCGAGGTCCAGGGCTACACCGACTCGATCGGCACCGAGGCGTACAACCTGCGTCTCTCCGAGCGTCGTGCTCAGACCGTGAAGAACTACCTGGTCAGCCAGGGCATCGCGGCGAGCCGGCTCGTGACCAAGGGCTTCGGTGAGTCGAACCCGGTGGCGAGCAACGACACCGCGGACGGCCGCGCGCAGAACCGGCGCGTCGAGCTGGTCCCGCTCAACTAG
- a CDS encoding cytochrome b N-terminal domain-containing protein has protein sequence MSWWTDVKQQITESQVWQSIFRHGYDDTPRNRILMVSGNVWLHLHPSKVRRHATRMRFTWCMGGITFLMFLITVVTGVYLMFYYRPVAQYAYADMKYLEFDMPFGMLMRNMHRWAAHGMVIAVWLHMFRVFLTGSYKPPREFNWVVGVILLVLTLLLSFTGYLLPWDQLAIWAVTVGSNMGRATPLLGHEGPFGEMVGVNAIYDVRAFLFGGGEVGPHTLLRFYILHCVFIPLVTSLFLAVHFWRIRRDGFSGPAL, from the coding sequence GTGAGTTGGTGGACAGACGTCAAGCAGCAGATCACCGAGTCGCAGGTGTGGCAGTCGATCTTCCGCCACGGCTACGACGACACGCCGCGCAACCGCATCTTGATGGTGTCCGGCAACGTGTGGCTGCACCTGCATCCCTCGAAGGTGCGCCGCCACGCGACGCGCATGCGCTTCACGTGGTGCATGGGTGGCATCACCTTCCTGATGTTCCTCATCACGGTCGTCACCGGCGTGTACCTGATGTTCTACTACCGTCCGGTCGCGCAGTACGCGTACGCGGACATGAAGTACCTCGAGTTCGACATGCCGTTCGGGATGCTGATGCGGAACATGCACCGCTGGGCGGCCCACGGCATGGTGATCGCCGTGTGGCTGCACATGTTCCGCGTCTTCTTGACGGGGTCGTACAAGCCGCCGCGCGAGTTCAACTGGGTGGTCGGCGTCATCCTGCTCGTGCTGACGCTGCTCCTGAGCTTCACCGGCTACCTGCTGCCCTGGGACCAGCTCGCGATCTGGGCGGTCACCGTGGGATCGAACATGGGCCGTGCGACGCCGCTGCTCGGGCACGAAGGTCCGTTCGGCGAGATGGTCGGCGTCAACGCGATCTACGACGTGCGCGCCTTCCTGTTCGGCGGCGGCGAGGTCGGACCGCACACGCTGCTGAGGTTCTACATCCTGCACTGCGTGTTCATCCCGCTGGTCACGAGCTTGTTCCTGGCCGTGCACTTCTGGCGCATCCGACGCGACGGCTTCTCGGGCCCCGCACTTTGA
- a CDS encoding class I SAM-dependent methyltransferase, with amino-acid sequence MPAPEVDVEALIEELRRDAAEMRRKLGATALPPEEDRNAALRAIAEAQPRDDAPVEGVTARLVDGGRLATLSALADPGNVEFHSHRASIGRAVIFVKRVLRRLLTPILDRQAAFNRAVLQAFAGLDEDLGRRLEANERRLGRIERRLLVLEEAIARTGAVVPTEAAFDYAAFEDAFRGSREHVRAQLARYVQYFATPSAGPVVDLGCGRGEFLELLRDAGVEAFGIEVDQQRVDEARARGLDVRLGDAVDALEEIADGSLGGVVSFQMVEHLPLAKTVRLLALARRKLRPGGCLVVETVNVQSLITFSRAWSIDPSHRQPLHPLTLRFLTEQAGFTRCELVYGGEVEPDVRLEPEAGEAEQRNVARLNALLFAPQDYAVVAWA; translated from the coding sequence ATGCCCGCGCCCGAGGTCGACGTCGAAGCGCTCATCGAGGAGCTGCGACGCGATGCGGCGGAGATGCGGCGGAAGCTGGGCGCGACCGCGTTGCCCCCGGAAGAGGACCGCAACGCAGCTCTGCGCGCCATCGCCGAAGCGCAGCCTCGCGACGACGCGCCCGTGGAGGGCGTGACCGCACGTCTGGTCGACGGCGGACGCCTCGCCACGCTGAGCGCGCTCGCCGACCCCGGCAACGTCGAGTTCCACTCGCACCGCGCGTCGATCGGTCGCGCGGTGATCTTCGTGAAGCGGGTGCTGCGTCGGCTCTTGACGCCCATCCTCGACCGTCAAGCTGCGTTCAACCGCGCGGTGCTACAGGCGTTCGCCGGGCTCGACGAGGACCTCGGCCGGCGCCTCGAGGCGAACGAGCGTCGCCTCGGACGGATCGAGCGCCGTCTGCTCGTCCTCGAGGAGGCGATCGCGCGCACCGGCGCCGTGGTCCCGACGGAGGCGGCGTTCGACTACGCCGCGTTCGAGGACGCCTTCCGCGGCTCGCGCGAGCACGTGCGCGCGCAGCTCGCGCGCTACGTGCAGTACTTCGCGACGCCGTCCGCCGGACCGGTGGTCGACCTCGGCTGCGGTCGCGGCGAGTTCCTCGAGCTGCTGCGCGACGCCGGCGTCGAGGCCTTCGGCATCGAGGTCGACCAGCAGCGGGTCGACGAGGCGCGTGCGCGCGGGCTCGACGTCCGTCTCGGCGACGCGGTCGATGCGCTCGAAGAGATCGCGGACGGCTCGCTCGGCGGCGTGGTGTCGTTCCAGATGGTCGAGCACCTGCCGCTCGCGAAGACCGTGCGGCTGCTCGCCCTCGCGCGCCGCAAGCTGCGCCCCGGCGGCTGCCTCGTCGTCGAGACGGTGAACGTGCAGAGCCTGATCACGTTCTCGCGCGCCTGGAGCATCGATCCGTCGCATCGTCAGCCGCTGCACCCGCTGACGCTGCGCTTTCTCACCGAGCAGGCGGGCTTCACGCGCTGCGAGCTGGTGTACGGCGGCGAGGTCGAGCCGGACGTGCGCCTCGAGCCCGAAGCCGGCGAGGCGGAGCAGCGCAACGTCGCGCGCCTCAACGCGCTGCTGTTTGCGCCGCAGGACTATGCGGTCGTGGCTTGGGCGTAG
- a CDS encoding cytochrome C — protein MATSAAATKPAQPTGKRIEVSIKKAVGPGDDKVHTWPHLVRAEFLCAVLVMVGMIAWALLLDAPLEEPANPSRTPNPSKAPWYFLGLQEMLVFFDPWHAGVVLPTLIIVGLMVIPYIDINPKGNGYYCFRDRKWEILTFIFGFHILWVSLIIIGTLLRGPGWNWFWPWEKWDPHKVEALTSVNLPYLLGLRDYFWSAVFGGVVVVLYFVIGTIAMYAWVVWLKGQEFMKRWGMARFFITSFLFLNMLAVLIKMLMRHMFNIKYVMETPWINI, from the coding sequence ATGGCAACAAGCGCTGCAGCGACGAAGCCGGCTCAACCGACCGGCAAGCGGATCGAGGTCTCGATCAAGAAGGCGGTCGGCCCGGGGGACGACAAGGTCCACACCTGGCCGCACCTGGTGCGCGCGGAGTTCCTCTGCGCCGTGCTGGTGATGGTCGGCATGATCGCCTGGGCGTTGCTCCTCGACGCCCCGCTCGAGGAGCCGGCGAACCCCTCACGCACGCCCAACCCGTCGAAGGCGCCGTGGTACTTCCTCGGCCTTCAGGAGATGCTCGTCTTCTTCGACCCGTGGCACGCCGGAGTCGTGCTGCCGACCCTCATCATCGTCGGGCTGATGGTGATCCCGTACATCGACATCAACCCGAAGGGGAACGGCTACTACTGCTTCCGCGACCGCAAGTGGGAGATCCTCACCTTCATCTTCGGCTTCCACATCTTGTGGGTGTCGCTGATCATCATCGGGACGCTGCTGCGCGGTCCGGGCTGGAACTGGTTCTGGCCGTGGGAGAAGTGGGACCCGCACAAGGTCGAGGCGCTGACCAGCGTCAACCTCCCGTACCTGCTCGGCCTGCGCGACTACTTCTGGTCGGCGGTCTTCGGCGGCGTGGTGGTCGTGCTGTACTTCGTCATCGGCACGATCGCGATGTACGCCTGGGTCGTGTGGCTCAAGGGGCAGGAGTTCATGAAGCGGTGGGGGATGGCGCGATTCTTCATCACGTCATTCCTGTTCCTGAACATGCTGGCCGTGCTCATCAAGATGCTGATGCGTCACATGTTCAACATCAAGTACGTGATGGAAACTCCGTGGATCAACATCTAG